Below is a genomic region from Rhodohalobacter sp. 614A.
TGAAGAGATTGGAGGGGAGGAAGGCGCAAGAACTGTTTCGAGATATCTGCAGGATAATGATGTATTTCTCCATTCGGTTTTGGATGAGGGAGGAGCCATTATTGATGGAGCTTTGCCGGTGGATCGCCCGGTAGCCATGGTTGGAATTGCTGAGAAAGGATATTTGTCACTCGAACTGGTCGCACGGAGTGCAGGCGGTCATTCATCACGGCCAACAAAAGACAACGCTGTAGCAATTTTAAGCGAAGCGATCACAAAGTTGAATAATAACCAGTTTTCCGCTCGCATTGACGGAGCTGTTGAACAGATGTTTGAATCGATTGCTTCCGAAATGCCGTTCAGTTTTAAAGTAGTTTATTCAAACCGATGGTTGACGGATGGTTTTTTTCGGAACCAATTGCTCTCCGATCCCTCTACCGCTGCGATGATTCAAACAACAATAGCTCCTACTATGTTGCGGGCCGGTGTTAAAGACAACGTTTTACCCAATGAAGCACGGGCCGTAGTGAATTTCAGAATACTCCCGGGCGATACATTTGAAACAGTGACCGAACACGTTAGATCGGCAATTGATGATGAACGGATTACAATTCAGCGATATGGCGAAACACAGGTGTTGCCCTCAGGTATTTCCAACGTGAACAGTTCCGGTTTTGAAGCACTCCAGCAAGCCATTATGGATGTAAAACGGGATGTGTATGTAGCTCCCTATCTTGTTTTTGGTGCAACGGATTCCCGGCACTATTCATCCGTGTCCGATCAGATCTATCGTTTTGCTCCCATGGTGCTTGCGGCTGATGATATGAGCCGGATGCACGGAACGAATGAACGGGTGAGTGTAGATTCTTATCTTGATTCAATCCGGTTTTACTCCCATTACATTCGGATGAGTACGGAATAAAAATGTGGGAATGCACGATTTTTTGTGATTG
It encodes:
- a CDS encoding M20 family peptidase, whose amino-acid sequence is MGKKILLVLLGAFLTFLVVVVVRTFQLGDTQIDPQANPQVAWDENAMIRRFSDAIQYQTISGDEGAELDSAAFNNFLTFLRVSFPRVHNTMDDTLFNDYTPLYYWEGTDRSLDPILLMGHYDVVPIDSTDIDGWTHSPFSGTIEDGYVWGRGSMDDKFTVMALLETAEYLIAEGYQPQRSIYFAFGHDEEIGGEEGARTVSRYLQDNDVFLHSVLDEGGAIIDGALPVDRPVAMVGIAEKGYLSLELVARSAGGHSSRPTKDNAVAILSEAITKLNNNQFSARIDGAVEQMFESIASEMPFSFKVVYSNRWLTDGFFRNQLLSDPSTAAMIQTTIAPTMLRAGVKDNVLPNEARAVVNFRILPGDTFETVTEHVRSAIDDERITIQRYGETQVLPSGISNVNSSGFEALQQAIMDVKRDVYVAPYLVFGATDSRHYSSVSDQIYRFAPMVLAADDMSRMHGTNERVSVDSYLDSIRFYSHYIRMSTE